The Campylobacter concisus region ACCCAAAGCTTGCCCGCTTGGTGGCAAGATCGAAACTCTCTTAACCACCCACTTCCTAAAAGCACAAGAAGCTTTAGAGGATAGTTTAAGAAGTATTACTTTACAAGATCTATTAGATGAACTTATTAATCTATAAAATTTAAAAAGTTGACAAACTAAGTTATAGAATTTAAAAAGTAGGCAAATATATAAAAACCAATCTATTTTTTATTAGGAACGCTATGCGCTCCTAACTATTTTTATATACTTTATGTAAGAATTTTTATAAATTTCTAGCTTTTGCTACTCTTTGCTCTTCTCTTTTTTAGCTTTACTCTTTTTCTCTGCTTTATCTTTTAGGCTTTCTTTCTTATCTTTTATATCTTTTATACTATCATCTTTAGCACTATCTTTTTTCTCTTTTAATTCATCACTCTTTTTACTTGCTTTTTCTTTTATCTCATCTTTTTTAGATTTTATTTTAGATTTTGTGTCATCTATCTTTGTAGTGCCTGATACTGATATATCTGATTTTAAATTTTCAAATGTCTTATCACCTATACCATTTACATTTTTTATATCTTCTATTGAGTTAAATTTATTCGCTTTTCTATACTCTATTATTGCATCTGCCTTTGAAGATCCTATACCATCTAAACTCATTAGCTCTTCTTTTGTGGCGGTGTTTAAATTTATGGCTGCTAGTAATGTAGAAGCTGCTGCCAATAGTGAGATTATAATCTTTTTCATTTTTGTCCTTTTTGGGTAAATTTGGGTTTGGAGTCTATCATATTTGGTGTTTTTAGTCAACACTCGTATAAAAGCATAAACTAAAAAATATTTATAAATGTAAAGATAAAAAGTCTAATTATTTAAGAATATAAATATTAAAAGATGATTGTTTAGATAAAGAATATTAAAAATTAACAAAGCCCGCAACGACCTACTTTTCCAACATCCCAGTAAGGGAGAGTATCATCAGCCAGGACGAGCTTAGCTTCTTGGTTCGAGATGGAGCAAGGCGTTTCCTCGTCTGTATAGTCACGGGCAGTGTTAAATAAAAGATATATCAGATAAATCTCTTATTTAACACTACTTGATAAAGTTAAAAGTCATAAACAAAGTTTTATAAAAACATATCTTATTAAGTTTTTATCCTTAACAAGGAAGTGATGCTTATTAAAAGATAAGCAGACGAGCTATTAGTACTGGTCAGCTAAAGGACTTTCATCCATTACACACCCAGCCTATCAAACACATAGTCTATATGAGCTCTTAAAAGAAGATTCATCTTGGAGTTGGCTTCCTGCTTAGATGCTTTCAGCAGTTATCACATCCCAACATAGCTACCGAGCGGTGCTCTTGGCAGAACAACTCGTACACCAGTGGTTGGTTCGACCCGGTCCTCTCGTACTAGGGTCAACTCTCCTCAATCTTCTTACGCCCACGGCAGATAGGGACCGAACTGTCTCACGNNNNNNNNNNNNNNNNNNNNNNNNNNNNNNNNNNNNNNNACAGCCATACCCTTGGGACCTGCTCCAGCCCCAGGATGCGATGAGCCGACATCGAGGTGCCAAACCTCCCCGTCGATGTGAGCTCTTGGGGGAGATCAGCCTGTTATCCCCGGGGTACCTTTTATCCTTTGAGCGATGGCCCTTCCACACAGAACCACCGGATCACTAAGACCGACTTTCGTCCCTGCTTGACGTGTATGTCTCGCAGTTAAGCTGGCTTTTGCCTTTATACTCTGCGAACGATTTCCAACCGTTCTGAGCCAACCTTTGTAAGCCTCCGTTACATTTTGGGAGGCGACCGCCCCAGTCAAACTACCCACCAGACATTGTCCTACTTGAGGATAACTCAAGCTAGTTAGCTATCAGAATAAAAAAGAGTGGTATCTCAACAATGGCTCACCATAAACTGGCGTCTATGGATCAAAGCCTCCCACCTATCCTGCACATTTTTATCCCAATAGCAGTGTCAAGCTGTAGTAAAGGTCCACGGGGTCTTTCCGTCTTGCCGCGGGTAGGAGGAATTTTCACCTCCACTACAATTTCACTGGATCCCTCTTCGAGACAGCTCCCATCTCGTTACGCCATTCATGCAGGTCGATATTTAATCGACAAGGAATTTCGCTACCTTAGGACCGTTATAGTTACGGCCGCCGTTTACTCGGGCTTCGATCAAACGCTTCGCAGAGCTAACGTCATCAATTAACCTTCGAGCACCGGGCAGGCGTCACACCCTATACATCCTCTTACGAGTTAGCAGAGTGCTGTGTTTTTGGTAAACAGTCGGGAGGGACTCTTTGTTGTAACCTTCAATGCTTACGGAGTAAATCCTTCACAAAGTTAGGCACACCTTATACCGAAGATACGGTGCTATTTTGCAGAGTTCCTTGAAGAGAGTTCTTC contains the following coding sequences:
- a CDS encoding helix-hairpin-helix domain-containing protein, producing the protein MKKIIISLLAAASTLLAAINLNTATKEELMSLDGIGSSKADAIIEYRKANKFNSIEDIKNVNGIGDKTFENLKSDISVSGTTKIDDTKSKIKSKKDEIKEKASKKSDELKEKKDSAKDDSIKDIKDKKESLKDKAEKKSKAKKEKSKE